Genomic DNA from Desulfurivibrio alkaliphilus AHT 2:
CGCCTGGCCTGCGGGGCTGAAATCACCGGCGACACGGTGGTGCGGATCCCGGTGGAATCGGGCCTGGGCAAGGGCGGCCTGACCACCGGCGGGCGGGGGGAAGTGGCGGGCCGCAACCGAGCCCGGATGCATGTTTACGACATTGAAGAGCTGCGTGAACACGGGCTGTTCCTGCCGCCGGTGGAAAAATTTTTCCTGGAACTGCCCCGCCCCGGCCACGCCGACAACATGGCCGACGCCGGCCGGATCATCAACAGCTTAAGCAGCCAGTACGACGAACACCGGATGGTGATCACCCTGCCGGTGCTGAAAAAAATTCCCGCCGCCCTGCGGGCCGACGATTTCCGGGCCACCGTCACCGTGGCCCGACCGGTGCACAGCGGGAAAAATTTCGTCATGGACATCCAGCCCGGCAACTGGACCCGCCGCAACTTCGCCCTGGCCTTCGACCTGGGCACCACCTCCATCTACGGCATCCTGGTGGACCTGGAAAGCGGCAAGGTCCTGGCCCGGGACGGGGCTTACAACGGCCAGCTCAGCTACGGCGAAGACGTGATCTCGCGGATCATTTACGCCGAAAAACCCCAGGGGCTGGAACGGATGCAGGAGCTGGCGGTCAACACCATCAACCAGGTGCTGGATAAATTGCTGGCCAAAGCCCACCCGCCGGAAGAGGCGGCCCGGGGCGCGGTGCGCCGCGAGGAAATCAGCTCCATCACCATCGCCGCCAACACCACCATGACCCATCTGCTGCTGGGGCTGGACCCCAGCCACATCCGCCGGGCCCCTTACGTGCCGGCCAGCACCTTCCTGCCGCCGGTGCGGGCCGCCGATTTGGGACTCAAACTCGACCAGCACGCGGTGGCGCTTTGTTACCCGGCGGTCTCCAGCTACGTGGGCGGCGATATCGTGGCCGGGGTGATGGGCTCGGGCATGTACCGCACCGACAAGCTGACCCTTTATCTCGACATCGGCACCAACGCCGAGATCGTCATCGGCAGCCGGGAATGGCTGGTCTGCGCCGCCTGCTCGGCGGGGCCGGCCTTTGAAGGCGGCGGCATCACCCACGGGATGCGGGCGGCCCAAGGGGCCATCGAGGATGTGGCCATCGACCCCCAGACCCTGGAGCCCCTGCTAACCACCGTGGGCAACCGGCCGCCGGTGGGAATTTGCGGCTCGGGGCTGCTCAACCTGGTGGCCGCCCTTTTCACCTGCGGGGTGCTGGACAGCCGGGGGCGTTTTCAGCGGGAACTTGCCACCGACCGCCTGCGGGAGGGGCGCAGCGGCTGGGAATACGTGCTGGTCCGGCAGCAGGAGGCCGGGGTGGAGCACGATATCGTGCTTAACGAGGTGGATATTCAAAACTTCATGCGGGCCAAGGCGGCCATCTTTGCCGGGGTCAAGACCCTGGTGGAGGAGGTGGGGCTGGCCATCGGCGACTTGGAGCAGGTGATCCTGGCCGGGGCCTTCGGCAGCTACCTGGACCTGGATGCCGCCATGACCGTGGGGCTGCTGCCGGAAATCGCCCCGGAGAAATTCCTTTATGTGGGCAACGGCTCGTTAATGGGGGCCTGGATGAGCGCCATGAGCAACCATATCCGCCGGGACGTGGTGGCGGTGGTGCGCAAGCTCACCAGCTTCGAGCTCTCCGAGGTCACCGCCTTCCAGGAGCAGTACACTGCCTCCCA
This window encodes:
- a CDS encoding ASKHA domain-containing protein is translated as MNQQQPASYRITFEPGNRTVTAAGGETLLEAARRLGLHVNASCGGDGTCGRCRVIIEQGAVNGGASEKISPADFQQGHRLACGAEITGDTVVRIPVESGLGKGGLTTGGRGEVAGRNRARMHVYDIEELREHGLFLPPVEKFFLELPRPGHADNMADAGRIINSLSSQYDEHRMVITLPVLKKIPAALRADDFRATVTVARPVHSGKNFVMDIQPGNWTRRNFALAFDLGTTSIYGILVDLESGKVLARDGAYNGQLSYGEDVISRIIYAEKPQGLERMQELAVNTINQVLDKLLAKAHPPEEAARGAVRREEISSITIAANTTMTHLLLGLDPSHIRRAPYVPASTFLPPVRAADLGLKLDQHAVALCYPAVSSYVGGDIVAGVMGSGMYRTDKLTLYLDIGTNAEIVIGSREWLVCAACSAGPAFEGGGITHGMRAAQGAIEDVAIDPQTLEPLLTTVGNRPPVGICGSGLLNLVAALFTCGVLDSRGRFQRELATDRLREGRSGWEYVLVRQQEAGVEHDIVLNEVDIQNFMRAKAAIFAGVKTLVEEVGLAIGDLEQVILAGAFGSYLDLDAAMTVGLLPEIAPEKFLYVGNGSLMGAWMSAMSNHIRRDVVAVVRKLTSFELSEVTAFQEQYTASQFLPHTDLELFPGVKKRLNEQAATSIPAP